From Mya arenaria isolate MELC-2E11 chromosome 1, ASM2691426v1, a single genomic window includes:
- the LOC128229370 gene encoding GTP-binding protein 10-like, which translates to MNFQKHTILILRRSYCTKKKRPFFDKLRIYVRGGAGGQGYPKFGGIGGKGGDVMIRAHEKSTLEKIVTINPLKRFTAASGGNSSRKILLGSSGEPHIIPVPLGVTISTDEGRVIGDLNVEGDEVVVANGGAPGSPENDYLGRKGEAMSLVLDLKLIADIGLVGFPNAGKSTFLTTISRASPKIAAYPFTTLRPQIGTMMYPDHRQITVADLPGLIEGAHLNYGMGHKFLKHVERTKMLLFMVDINGFQLSQDYIFRNAFETILLLNKELELYNKDLLHKPAVIALNKIDTDRSGKLTDSIIDKIKHMPELVSDVDEKLRPKNLIRFREVYKISTKHKINTETMKERLRALLDVFYEQQRSALAKERSRELSKLQNVLGQEQLNKKIV; encoded by the exons ATGAATTTCCAAAAGCATACTATACTTATTTTAAGACGATCATATTGTACAAAGAAAAAG aGACCCTTTTTTGACAAGCTGCGTATTTATGTGAGGGGCGGAGCAGGGGGTCAAGGTTACCCGAAATTTGGTGGTATTGGTGGAAAAGGCGGAGATGTTATGATTCGGGCCCATGAAAAGTCAACGCTAGAGAAAATTGTCACCATTAACCCATTGAAAAGATTTACGGCAGCTTCAGGGGGCAACAGTTC GAGGAAGATATTGCTTGGATCATCTGGAGAGCCACATATTATTCCTGTTCCTCTCGGTGTTACAATCTCAACTGATGAAGGACGTGTGATTG GTGACCTGAATGTTGAGGGGGATGAGGTTGTGGTGGCAAATGGCGGAGCACCTGGAAGCCCTGAGAATGATTACCTGGGACGTAAAGGAGAAGCCATGTCATTGGTCCTAGATCTCAAACTCATTGCTGACATTGGTCTGGTTGG GTTTCCCAATGCGGGTAAATCTACATTTTTGACCACCATATCCAGGGCCAGCCCTAAGATTGCTGCATACCCTT tCACAACTCTACGTCCCCAGATTGGCACCatgatgtaccctgatcatagaCAG ATCACAGTAGCTGACCTGCCCGGTTTGATCGAGGGTGCTCACCTCAACTATGGTATGGGCCACAAGTTCCTGAAGCACGTGGAACGCACCAAGATGTTGCTGTTCATGGTCGACATCAACGGATTCCAGCTCAGTCAGGATTACATTTTCCGCAATGCCTTTGAAACAATTCTTCTGCTTAATAAG GAATTAGAGCTGTACAATAAAGATCTCCTCCACAAGCCAGCTGTGATAGCTCTAAACAAGATCGATACTGACCGGTCTGGCAAGCTCACCGACAGCATTATAGACAAGATCAAACATATGCCAG AGTTGGTTTCGGACGTTGATGAAAAATTGCGGCCAAAGAATTTGATCCGTTTCCGAGAAGTGTACAAAATCTCCACAAAGCACAAAATTAACACAGAAACCATGAAAGAAAGACTCAGAGCTTTACTGGATGTGTTTTATGAACAGCAAAGATCTGCTTTAGCCAAGGAGCGGTCTAGAGAGTTGAGCAAACTGCAGAATGTTTTAGGCCAAGAACAGctgaataaaaaaattgtgtaa
- the LOC128225704 gene encoding uncharacterized protein LOC128225704 — MTVCIQVLCLSIDDFQADDNNSYIILGGNHLVSAMKLIMADQTSSDYECLGKVNAQVYVGLNDVEALYLSSLHNAKTKTLQLSFQDKVRVARRAYMKNEDSWKEEAVVSLGYIEGKTHTKAGLSTILSVACYSTNNYLLVEQVFNHFSDGSFPQMLFRNLQSVADDKRTPYLSKAVGTNGVKVSRIIVADKRRENLKILACQSLNQQTWEDVEEHFFKSEEMLRYTGEISSPEGRGRYVTFVNKLSLNSDNCVIISIIVNGIERTFDNEILGKKIKEIKTLVEKEIMNEE; from the exons TTGTGCCTGTCAATTGATGACTTCCAAGCTGATGACAACAACTCGTACATCATACTGGGTGGGAACCATTTAGTATCAGCTATGAAGCTTATCATGGCGGATCAGACCAGCAGTGATTATGAATGCCTAGG cAAAGTCAATGCGCAGGTGTATGTGGGATTAAATGATGTGGAAGCGTTGTACTTGTCATCCCTCCACAATGCTAAGACAAAAACACTACAGCTGTCCTTCCAG GATAAAGTACGAGTTGCCCGACGGGCATATATGAAAAATGAGGACTCGTGGAAAGAAGAGGCTGTTGTATCTTTGGGATACATAGAGGGAAAG ACGCATACGAAGGCCGGTTTGTCCACAATCTTATCAGTGGCATGTTATTCCACAAATAATTACCTGCTAGTTGAACAAGTGTTCAACCACTTCAGTGATGGATCGTTCCCCCAAATG CTGTTCCGAAACTTACAGTCAGTCGCAGATGATAAGAGGACCCCCTACCTGTCCAAAGCTGTTGGGACGAACGGAGTAAAAGTGTCCCGAATCATTGTGGCAGACAAACGGAG GGAAAACTTAAAGATCCTTGCATGTCAGTCGCTAAACCAGCAAACATGGGAAGATGTTGAAGAACATTTCTTCAAATCTGAAGAAATGCTCCGTTACACGg GAGAAATTTCTTCACCTGAAGGAAGGGGGAGATATGTCACTTTTGTGAACAAACTTTCATTGAACAGTGACAATTGTGTAATAATTTCCATAATTGTTAATGGAATTGAGAGGACATTCGACAATGAGATACTCGGGAAGAAAATCAAAGAAATCAAGACATTGGTcgaaaaagaaataatgaatgaggaataa